The nucleotide window aatgagagtattaatgggggtgaacaacaaaataacatccaagaactctcacatgatgttgatgtcgctgctgatgatcttgtagaacaatcacaattggcagatttgagaagatctcaaaggaaaaggaaacatgccatttctgatgattatgttgtatatctacaagaatcagattatgatataggaataaaaagagaccccttatcgttttcacaagccatagaaagtaacgattctgaaaaatggtatgatgcaatgaaagaagagttaaaatcaatggtacagaataatgtctgggatctcgttgaattgcccaatgattgtaaaagagtcggttgtaaatgggtctttaagacaaaacgcgactcaacgggcaatatcgaacgatataaagccagacttgtggccaaaggtttttctcagaaggaaggcatcgattataatgagactttttctcctgtttctaaaaaggactcattgagaatcgttatggcattagtagctcattatgatcttgagttgcatcagatggatgtgaaaacagcatttctgaatggggatctggatgaggaaatctatatggaacaacctgaagggaaaagaaagttgggcttgtaaacttaagaaatccatttatggccttaaacaagcttccagacaatggtatataaagtttcataataccattacttccttcggatttaaggaaaacattgttgatcagtgtatatacctgaaggtaagtgggagcaagtttattatattggtcttatatgtggatgatattttacttgccagtagtgatcttggtttattgcacgaaactaagatatttctcaacaagaactttaagatggttgatatgaatgaggcatcctacgtcattggcattgagatattcagggatagatctcaaggattattaggattgtctcagaaaggatatattgatcgtatcttggagagatttaatatgcagctttgctcaaccaatgatgtacctattactaaaggtgaaaaattcagtcaaaaccagtgcccaagaaatgacttagaaaagaatcaaatgaagaatattccttatggatgcgcagttggaagtctactatatgctcaaacctgtacaagaccagatatcagttttgcagttgtaatgctgggaagatatcaaagcaacccaagaatggaatattggaaagctgcaaagaaagtaatgagatatctacaagggacaaaagattatatgctcacatacaagagatctgatcagcttgaagtaactggatattcagatgctgattttgcaaattgcctcgacagcaggaagtccacttcaggatttgtatttatgttagctggtggggcaatttcttggaaaagtgcaaagcaatcgcttattgcatcatcaacaatggaagctgaatttgtggcatgctttgaggccaccaatcaagctttatggctgcgaaattttatctcaggacttggtgtggtcgactcaattgccaagccgctgaagatattttgtgataacaccgcagcagttttcttctctaagaatggcaagtactctagtggttccaaacacattgagttaaagtacttggtggttagagaaagagtccagaaacaacaagtgtctattgagaacttgagcaccactatgatgattgctgatccattgacaaaagccttacagtgcaaaatattcaaagaacatgttcttagaatggggcttgtgagcaagtcataaaggatatggtgatgcatgtttatgtggatgctattattgacatttttaataaaagttatctgtttctgctatcctgtttacatttatgtttatgcatattatggttgaatgtaataacaggattgtcttgacaagacaaattacaggggtcattatggactatgttaggaaagactaacaatgttgtggtacatagaagggagtatgacattgatgaaatacaaccgttaCTCGCatcgatagttggacttaatatagtattattgtgattattggacttattggcttattttaaaacatggccatgtataaaatgcttttcaaaaatttttttggaatccaattaggtaaaattgttttcaaacaaattttgttttgtttgttttgattttgtatttcttttatatcttatcaattaatgggccaagtgggagaatgttagaatatgtggcccttttattgaataagatatataatagaattgggtttcgttgcgatattttagccaagactaagtccactacggaacgattcctcggagatatccgaggaaatcttctgagatctcatctcatcgtagaccctctgctctcgcctataaacggacaggatctctagtggttgagggtgtgttagtgtgttagagcgtcataacgttgacacgtataaacgcgcatctctccgttgaggtctactcttcgcactccctgcagcagtgcgatcggattaaagacggagcctgcagcaatcttggatcacggtgtgctgagcagatcaaacaagatctctgaacggatggcatcaaaaggtacgcatcgtataattagatctatgtattgaatttcaatcctggcatataggttaattccgcagaattgatttagcataattacagatttttatgcttacagggGAAGCACTCGAGGGAGACCGGCGAGGCTCGGTTGTCCGATCTGGTTCAGCAGGAGCTGCAGCTGGTTTCTCGCTTCGTCTCTCTCGGAGGTTCGTAGCTCGAGGAGTTCGATCAATTGCTGGTTGCTTTCCTTGGCTTTCTGCAGCTCTTCGTGGGCGTTGGTCCGCAGCGCCTCCAATTCCATGTTGGTGCAGGTGAGCTTGTGCTTCAAGTCCTCGATCGTCTGCTGGAGAAAGATCTGCAACACGATTGATTGATGAGACAAATATACAGAGAGTAACTCCGGTGAACTCCGAAGAGAACCCTCCTCcacaaacaagagagagagagagagagatgaaccgTGCCTGACCTCGTGATAATCCCAGGTAGCAGCCAAGCAGTCGCCCGTAGCCAAAGCGTCTCCAAAAGACGACGGACTCACATCCATCGCCACACGCGCGCGCTCTCTCTCCCGAGCCgattgctttatatatatatatgatgagagCCCAATAATGATATCGCGAAAAGGACTTGAAGAACTCGGATTACCTCATCGCTCAGACGTGTATCTCTTTCCTACTGCAATCCTTCAAGGAAAAACACAAGAATGATATCAGATCCGCCGCCGGAAACAAATCGATAAGCGAAAATTCGAGCAAAAGAATATGGATTTCGAGGCGAGAAGAGGCAGGAGGCTCACCGGGACCTCCACGAACAGGGCAGCTGTCGACTGCAGGGACGAGTAATCGCCGTGCCTAGGAAATAGAACCCTAAAATGCCGGCTCCGACTCAACCAGTCGCCAATCCGACGGATGATATGTTTTCTGGGGAGTGTTTTGGGCTTTGACCCGTGGCCGCTAGTTGGGCCGAAACCTTCGTGACGTCATAAATCTTTTGTacaataatgataattatttttgggccatataattaatattttgcaTTAAGATCCGAATCCGGATCCGAGGATGGGTATTCTATTAAATCGGATTCGGATCGGGCATTAATTTTGTACCCTATCTTAATGGATTCAAAATAACTTGAAAACGGAGTCGCTTTCGGGTTTGGATTCTGAGACTCGTTTCGTAAAAGAGGGGATCACTGCGCTCTTCATGCGCTACTCACCCGAGACTTCATTCGACGCAAGCCGTCGGTAAGAAGATCTTGGCGTTTCCTGCTCGCTAATCGCTCGACGCAAGGTTGCCTCCCGAGCCAGAACAGAGCTCTCCGAAACCCTAGCTTCCTCACGGGCCACGGATTCAAACCCTAAATCTCTTCGTCCGATTGAACCGGGCTTCTCCGTCGTCGGCGATCCGTGGCGGCTGCGGGCGGCTGTGGAGATGGAGCTCTTGGACGGGGAGTTGGAACTGAGGGAGATCCAGAAGCTGGAAGGTCACACCGATCGAGTCTGGAGTCTCGCGTGGAACCCCGCGGCTACTGGCGTCGCCGGGATGCTTGCCTCTTGCAGCGGCGATAAGACGGTCAGGATCTGGCAGAAGGGGCCTTCTGGTTCCTGGAATTGCTCGGTTTGTGTTTCCCTCTATGATTCATCTTCTTTGTTTTCGTACATGGTTTCCTGGATTATTGTTGTTTGCTAATTCCGTATGAAGTGGAAGCAGGTTTCTGTAGTCCTGAATTTTGAAGGGAACTGCTTAATTTGTAATAGAAGCTACTAGTTAGCGTCGGCTGAATTAGTTTTGGACTTCTAATCTAGATATCATCTGTTATGGGTATTAGATAACGTATCTCATCCTCTGGCATTATACTCAAATGTGTAGGTTAAGCTATTTTAATCTATAATCTATCGATTCATATCTTTGAGTTGTCTATGGACTTGTTTGATATTTGGCTTGCAAGAATTAATTTGCATTGAATTATCTTATCACAGTCTGTTCTTGAAGATACTCACACTCGGACGGTCCGGTCTTGTGCATGGTCTCCTAGTGGAAAATTGTTGGCTACAGCAAGTTTTGATGGTACAACTGCCGTATGGGAACATGTTGGTGGTGAATTTGAATGTGTTGCGACACTTGAGGTAAACACTAATGATGAAATTTGCATGGTTCAGTGTGTTTATGCCTAAGCAAATTGGTATcacttttctttattattttactTTTACAGCTTCACGTTACTTGAATGataagtaaatcagttttttccctTCACACTTTGCCCTTCTTCAGGGTCATGAAAACGAAGTTAAGAGTGTCTCGTGGAATGCCTCTGGATCCTTGCTTGCAACATGTGCTCGAGATAAGACTGTTTGGATCTGGGAAGCTCAACCGGGTAATGAATTTGAGTGTGTTTCGGTATTGCAAGGTCACACACAGGATGTTAAGATGGTCCAGTGGCATCCCTTCCTGGATATTTTGGTTTCTGTTGGCTATGACAACTCTGTCAAGGTATGGAATTGTTCAGCTATGTTTTAGCTTTTGAACTTAAATGTCCATTTAGTTATTTGTTTCATGCAATCTATCTTGAACCTAACTGAACTTGGTATGATACCAAGGTCTGGACTGAGGATGGTGATGATGATTGGCATTGTGTGCAAACATTAGGTGAAGCTAGCAGGTACTGAAGTTATACATCTTCCTTTACTATCCAATATGAGACAAATTCGTTCATGTTGTTATTACCTATCTGTAGGCAAATGATATTCATTGGGAATTGAAACTTATAATAAACTTGGATGTTGAGTGTAGTAGAAAACTTATTTTGGACTACTGATACTGCTTTTAAAATTTCAGGATATGTTTCTTGTGATTGTTCATTCATGAAATTAACTTCTTAGCTTTGTTGACTGATAAACATATCCATTTTAGTGGTTCAGAGGGAAGCTATATAGATGCCATATAAATTTAACTAAAGAAACAGGTAATGCCCCATTTCTACAGATGACAGAGGTTAAGAGATCAAATGGACAAAAATCTCACTCATCTTGTTATGGGTAGTTACATGACCAGTTGAGAAGACAATTTTATAACGAAACATTTGTTGTTCAACTGGGATGACAGACTAGTGAGCCAAGGTTCCTATGTGATTGGCAACTAACATTCCTACAAATTGGTACAAATCATGTGATGAATACTCTGGCAATACTTTTCTTTTTGCGTTGTTCAGTTTATTGACAGGTGTCCCATGTGTCAATCTAGTAATAGTACTATCAATGATTGAAGAATGTAATAAATTTGTCAGTCAGCCATGCCCCCTTAACTTCATGTTGTAAATTTGCTCATGCTATCTCTTACCTATTAACTGAAGCATCTCCCAGGGAGCTTTATCTGTTTGTAGTTTCTGCAGTATCAATAAAGTCACCCCTTTTTTCCTAGTTGATTTCTCTTCATATATATTTGGGAACCACCTTCAAAAGCTGTATTTCTATCTCCTCTGAAGATTTAAACCTTTAAGAACTTGTGTCATTTTTGTTTGTAAGCATAACAAGGGTTTCAAAATTATCCTATCTCATTATTGTTGACCTTGcctaaaaaaaggaaaacaaaaaaaaagaaaataatattgctGGAAGATATCCTGTTTCGTCTTGTGAAAGATTCATGCTTTATGTTCTTGCC belongs to Musa acuminata AAA Group cultivar baxijiao chromosome BXJ3-5, Cavendish_Baxijiao_AAA, whole genome shotgun sequence and includes:
- the LOC103986512 gene encoding uncharacterized protein LOC103986512 isoform X2, whose product is MDVSPSSFGDALATGDCLAATWDYHEIFLQQTIEDLKHKLTCTNMELEALRTNAHEELQKAKESNQQLIELLELRTSERDEARNQLQLLLNQIGQPSLAGLPRVLPL
- the LOC135638650 gene encoding protein CIA1-like → MELLDGELELREIQKLEGHTDRVWSLAWNPAATGVAGMLASCSGDKTVRIWQKGPSGSWNCSSVLEDTHTRTVRSCAWSPSGKLLATASFDGTTAVWEHVGGEFECVATLEGHENEVKSVSWNASGSLLATCARDKTVWIWEAQPGNEFECVSVLQGHTQDVKMVQWHPFLDILVSVGYDNSVKVWTEDGDDDWHCVQTLGEASSGHTSTVWALSFNSAGDRMVTCSDDLTLKIWDTSQNPSETSGDGNGSWSHLCTLSGYHDRTIFSVHWSREGLIASGAADDAIRLFTESKDSLVDQPSYKMLVKKEKAHDMDVNSVQWNMKEPRLLASASDDGTIKIWELSVVSK